A region from the Azospirillum thermophilum genome encodes:
- the pyrC gene encoding dihydroorotase, whose product MTAPDRLVLRRPDDWHVHLRDGAMLKAVLPFTARQFGRAIVMPNLKPPVAATADAVAYRDRILAALPDGTSFTPLMTAYLTDGTDPADLARGFAEGVFTAAKLYPANATTNSAHGVTDIARIAPVLERMAEIGMPLLIHGEVTDGAVDIFDREAVFIDTILGPLLERHPTLRVVFEHATTAEAVAFVKTHAASGRIGATITAHHLLINRSHIFQGGIRPHLYCLPIAKREKHRVALVEAATSGEGPFFLGTDTAPHTVAAKETACGCAGCFTAANALELYAEAFEEAGALDRLEAFASLNGPRFYRLPVAEERVVLERRPSVTPDLVLVSEGDAVLPFRSGETLRWSFAGPA is encoded by the coding sequence ATGACCGCCCCCGACCGCCTCGTCCTCCGTCGCCCCGACGACTGGCACGTCCATCTGCGGGACGGCGCCATGCTGAAGGCGGTCCTGCCCTTCACCGCCCGCCAGTTCGGCCGCGCCATCGTCATGCCGAACCTGAAGCCTCCGGTCGCCGCCACGGCCGACGCGGTGGCCTACCGCGACCGCATCCTCGCAGCACTGCCGGACGGCACGTCCTTCACGCCGCTGATGACCGCCTACCTGACCGACGGCACCGATCCCGCGGATCTGGCGCGCGGTTTCGCCGAGGGGGTCTTCACCGCGGCCAAGCTCTATCCCGCCAACGCCACGACCAACAGCGCCCATGGCGTGACCGACATCGCCCGCATCGCCCCGGTGCTGGAGCGCATGGCGGAGATCGGCATGCCGCTGCTGATCCACGGCGAGGTGACGGACGGCGCGGTGGACATCTTCGACCGCGAGGCGGTCTTCATCGACACCATCCTCGGCCCGCTGCTGGAGCGCCACCCGACGCTCCGCGTGGTGTTCGAGCACGCGACGACCGCCGAGGCGGTGGCGTTCGTGAAGACGCACGCCGCCTCCGGCCGGATCGGCGCCACCATCACGGCGCATCACCTGCTGATCAACCGCAGCCACATCTTCCAGGGCGGCATCCGGCCGCACCTCTACTGCCTGCCGATCGCCAAGCGCGAGAAGCACCGCGTGGCGCTGGTGGAGGCCGCGACCTCGGGCGAGGGACCCTTCTTCCTCGGCACCGACACCGCCCCCCACACGGTCGCCGCCAAGGAGACCGCCTGCGGCTGCGCCGGCTGCTTCACCGCCGCCAACGCGCTGGAGCTCTATGCCGAGGCGTTCGAGGAGGCCGGCGCGCTCGACCGGCTGGAGGCCTTCGCCAGCCTGAACGGCCCCCGCTTCTACCGCCTGCCGGTCGCGGAGGAGCGCGTGGTGCTGGAGCGCCGCCCCTCCGTCACGCCCGACCTCGTCCTGGTCAGCGAGGGCGACGCCGTGCTGCCCTTCCGCAGCGGCGAGACCCTGCGCTGGAGCTTCGCCGGCCCGGCCTGA
- a CDS encoding alpha/beta hydrolase has translation MMCLKALFRRFGRTATVAVVGGTAILAALPAVSSTAAAAPLADQQEIVMWPKGPPGSAQFPAPQQVLERSKDPAVRDRAVLAITTPSLLVYKPAHPNGTALLVTPGGAYQRVVIDKEADEIASRFTDAGVTMFRLVYRLPGKAQATDAPLMDAQRALRLIRANAAEWGLDPARIGVLGFSAGGHLASQLATGFERKVYEPVDAADAVSARPDFLALGYPVVTMDERFTHAVSRQELIGDSPSPETVAAYSTELRVTPATPQAFLFHANDDPDVPVTNSLLFHDALRRAGVPAEMHIFRQGGHGFSLRFAVGLPAAQWPDLLLAWMKSIRMLP, from the coding sequence ATGATGTGTCTGAAAGCGCTCTTCCGGCGGTTCGGCCGGACCGCGACGGTCGCGGTCGTCGGCGGCACCGCGATCCTCGCCGCCCTGCCGGCCGTGTCGTCCACCGCCGCGGCGGCGCCGCTCGCCGACCAGCAGGAGATCGTCATGTGGCCGAAGGGGCCGCCGGGCTCGGCGCAGTTCCCGGCTCCGCAGCAGGTCCTCGAACGCAGCAAGGATCCGGCGGTCAGGGACCGCGCGGTGCTGGCGATCACCACCCCGTCGCTGCTCGTCTACAAGCCGGCCCACCCGAACGGCACGGCGCTGCTGGTCACCCCCGGCGGCGCCTATCAGCGGGTGGTGATCGACAAGGAGGCGGACGAGATCGCCTCGCGATTCACCGACGCCGGCGTCACCATGTTCCGGCTGGTCTACCGGCTGCCGGGCAAGGCGCAGGCGACCGACGCGCCGCTGATGGACGCGCAGCGGGCGCTGCGCCTGATCCGCGCCAACGCGGCGGAGTGGGGGCTGGACCCGGCGCGGATCGGCGTGCTGGGCTTCTCGGCCGGCGGGCATCTCGCCTCCCAGCTCGCCACGGGCTTCGAGCGCAAGGTCTATGAGCCGGTCGACGCCGCGGACGCGGTTTCGGCCAGGCCGGACTTCCTCGCCCTGGGATATCCGGTCGTCACGATGGACGAACGCTTCACGCACGCCGTCTCCCGGCAGGAGCTGATCGGCGACAGCCCGTCGCCGGAGACCGTCGCCGCCTATTCGACCGAGCTGCGGGTGACGCCGGCGACGCCGCAGGCCTTCCTTTTCCACGCCAACGACGATCCGGACGTCCCGGTCACCAACTCGCTGCTCTTCCACGACGCGCTGCGCCGCGCCGGGGTGCCGGCGGAGATGCACATCTTCCGCCAGGGCGGCCACGGCTTCTCGCTGCGCTTCGCGGTCGGGCTGCCGGCGGCGCAGTGGCCGGACCTGCTGCTGGCCTGGATGAAGTCGATCAGGATGCTGCCCTGA
- a CDS encoding class I SAM-dependent methyltransferase, translating to MTEADKAFAGSIPALYDRYLGPFLFEPYALDLAGRLAGFEGRLLETAAGTGVLTRALAHALPPGVAITATDLNQPMLDHAAQRLDAPQVAWRQADALTLPFESASFDAVVCQFGAMFFPDKPAGFAEARRVLRPGGRFLFSVWGRIEENEIPAVVHAAVAAAFPRDPPSFLARTPHGYNDRERIDRDLREAGFTHVEMETVALRSRAASPTDPAMGFCKGTPLRHEIEARDATRLDEVTGLVAQTLARRFGDGPIDGGIQAHVIVATT from the coding sequence ATGACCGAAGCGGACAAAGCCTTCGCGGGATCGATCCCGGCCCTGTACGACCGCTACCTCGGCCCATTCCTGTTCGAGCCCTATGCCCTTGATCTGGCCGGGCGGCTGGCGGGCTTCGAGGGGCGCCTTCTCGAGACGGCGGCCGGAACGGGGGTCCTGACGCGTGCCCTGGCCCACGCCCTTCCGCCGGGCGTCGCCATCACCGCGACGGACCTCAACCAGCCGATGCTCGACCATGCCGCACAGCGTCTGGACGCACCACAGGTGGCATGGCGACAGGCCGACGCGCTGACTCTCCCTTTCGAGAGCGCCAGTTTCGATGCCGTCGTCTGCCAGTTCGGAGCGATGTTCTTCCCGGACAAGCCCGCCGGCTTCGCCGAAGCGCGCCGGGTGCTGCGTCCGGGCGGCCGGTTCCTGTTCAGCGTGTGGGGTCGCATCGAGGAGAACGAGATCCCGGCGGTCGTGCATGCGGCCGTCGCGGCGGCCTTCCCGCGGGACCCGCCCAGCTTCCTGGCCCGCACGCCCCATGGGTACAACGACAGGGAGCGGATCGACCGGGATCTCCGCGAGGCCGGTTTCACCCATGTGGAGATGGAAACGGTGGCGCTGCGCAGCCGGGCCGCCTCGCCCACCGATCCTGCCATGGGCTTCTGCAAGGGAACGCCGTTGCGTCACGAGATCGAGGCGAGGGACGCGACCCGTCTCGACGAGGTGACCGGCCTCGTGGCCCAGACCCTCGCGCGGCGCTTCGGGGATGGCCCGATCGACGGTGGCATCCAGGCGCACGTCATCGTCGCCACCACCTGA
- the xseA gene encoding exodeoxyribonuclease VII large subunit: MTQDFDAPSASQPSSPLIAAEPRPGSNLPEYTVGDLARRLKRTIEDEFGFVRVRGEISQPKKHSSGHCYMRLKDDSAVIEAVCWRGTVAKLALRPEEGLEVIVTGRMTTYPGRSQYQLVIESMELAGEGALLKMLEERKRRLAAEGLFDPARKKRIPFLPDVIGVITSPTGAVIRDILHRLNDRFPRRVLLWPVAVQGESAAAQVTAAIEGFNRIAPGGAVPRPDLLIVARGGGSLEDLMAFNEESVVRAAAASVIPLISAVGHETDTTLIDFAADLRAPTPTAAAEMAVPVRGELLVQVADCQRRLLACASRAVEDRRQRVEGLARGLGDPRALLETHAQRLDDRAERLAMAAAGLVERRRTRVAELGAKLRHPREKLMQAGQRLASEARALDGALRHAVTTARGRYDRVAGRLSLGPVRIKAGEGSRRLEDLAPRLARGYGKVLEAQAAKLTATGQLLESYSYKGVLARGFALVEDAERRPLTRAADALPGMAVTLVFADGRTGAVLEGGEPRPDTPPPAAQPGPHRTEKKAEPKKPRPVPLQGTLF; this comes from the coding sequence ATGACTCAAGATTTTGATGCCCCCTCCGCGTCGCAGCCCTCCTCCCCGCTGATCGCGGCCGAGCCGCGGCCGGGATCCAACCTGCCGGAATACACGGTCGGCGACCTCGCCCGGCGGCTGAAGCGGACGATCGAGGACGAGTTCGGCTTCGTCCGGGTGCGCGGCGAGATCTCGCAGCCGAAGAAGCACAGCTCCGGCCACTGCTACATGCGCCTGAAGGACGACAGCGCCGTGATCGAGGCGGTGTGCTGGCGCGGCACGGTGGCGAAGCTGGCCTTGCGGCCCGAGGAGGGGCTGGAGGTCATCGTCACCGGGCGGATGACGACCTATCCCGGCCGCTCGCAGTACCAGCTCGTCATCGAGTCGATGGAGCTGGCGGGCGAAGGCGCGCTGCTGAAGATGCTGGAGGAGCGCAAGCGGCGGCTGGCCGCCGAAGGGCTGTTCGATCCCGCTCGCAAGAAGCGCATCCCCTTCCTGCCCGACGTGATCGGCGTCATCACCTCGCCCACCGGGGCGGTCATCCGCGACATCCTGCACCGGCTGAACGACCGCTTCCCGCGCCGCGTGCTGCTGTGGCCGGTGGCCGTCCAGGGCGAGAGCGCCGCGGCCCAGGTGACGGCGGCGATCGAGGGCTTCAACCGCATCGCGCCCGGCGGGGCGGTGCCGCGGCCCGACCTGCTGATCGTGGCGCGCGGCGGCGGCTCGCTGGAAGACCTGATGGCCTTCAACGAGGAGAGCGTGGTGCGCGCCGCGGCGGCCAGCGTCATTCCGCTGATCTCCGCCGTCGGACACGAGACCGACACCACGCTGATCGACTTCGCCGCCGACCTGCGCGCCCCCACCCCGACCGCGGCGGCGGAGATGGCGGTTCCCGTGCGCGGCGAGCTGCTGGTGCAGGTGGCCGACTGCCAGCGCCGGCTGCTGGCCTGCGCCAGCCGTGCCGTGGAGGACCGCCGCCAGCGGGTCGAGGGGCTGGCCCGCGGGCTGGGCGATCCGCGCGCCCTGCTGGAGACCCATGCCCAGCGGCTGGACGACCGGGCGGAGCGGCTGGCGATGGCCGCCGCCGGGCTGGTCGAGCGACGGCGCACCCGCGTCGCCGAGCTGGGCGCCAAGCTGCGCCACCCGCGCGAGAAGCTGATGCAGGCCGGCCAGCGCCTGGCGTCGGAGGCTCGCGCGCTGGACGGGGCGCTGCGCCATGCGGTGACCACGGCGCGCGGACGCTATGACCGGGTGGCCGGGCGCCTGTCGCTCGGCCCGGTGCGGATCAAGGCGGGCGAAGGGTCGCGGCGGCTGGAGGATCTGGCGCCGCGGCTGGCGCGCGGCTACGGCAAGGTGCTTGAGGCGCAGGCGGCGAAGCTGACCGCCACCGGGCAACTGCTGGAGAGCTATTCCTACAAGGGGGTGCTGGCCCGCGGCTTCGCCCTGGTGGAGGATGCCGAGCGCAGGCCGCTGACCCGGGCCGCCGACGCCCTGCCCGGCATGGCGGTGACGCTGGTCTTCGCCGACGGCCGCACCGGCGCCGTGCTGGAGGGCGGGGAGCCCAGGCCCGACACGCCGCCGCCCGCCGCCCAGCCGGGCCCGCACAGGACCGAGAAGAAGGCCGAGCCGAAGAAGCCTCGCCCGGTGCCGCTGCAGGGCACGCTGTTCTGA
- the purD gene encoding phosphoribosylamine--glycine ligase, protein MKVLVVGSGGREHALCWAIANSPLCDTLYCAPGNAGIAGVAECVAIAAEDVEALVGFASDNAIDFVVVGPEGPLVLGLVDRLTAKGIKAFGPSAAAAELEGSKGFMKDILAKYGVPTAFYGRFKDPAAAKDYVRKHGAPIVVKADGLAAGKGVTVARTQEEAFAAIDDALVGGRFGAAGAEVVVEEFLDGEEVSFFALCDGQNALPLASAQDHKAVGDGDTGPNTGGMGAYSPAPVLTPALQDRVMREIILPTVKGMAAEGKPFKGVLFAGLMIVRGPDGEPVPKTLEFNVRFGDPECQTLMMRLKSDALAALVAAADGVLDSIDLRWHDQTALCVVMAANGYPGDYVKNTEIRGLDAAGAVDGVTVFHAGTKRAEDGRVLSTGGRVLGVTALAPTVAEAQARAYRAVDALDWPDGFCRRDIGWRAVGR, encoded by the coding sequence ATGAAAGTCCTGGTCGTCGGTTCCGGTGGGCGCGAGCATGCCCTGTGCTGGGCCATCGCCAACTCCCCTCTGTGTGACACGCTCTACTGCGCCCCGGGCAACGCCGGCATCGCGGGCGTCGCCGAATGCGTCGCCATCGCTGCCGAGGATGTGGAGGCGCTGGTCGGCTTTGCCAGTGACAATGCGATCGACTTCGTCGTCGTCGGGCCGGAGGGGCCGCTGGTCCTCGGCCTCGTCGACCGTCTGACCGCCAAGGGCATCAAGGCCTTCGGCCCCAGCGCCGCGGCGGCGGAGCTGGAGGGCTCCAAGGGCTTCATGAAGGACATCCTGGCCAAGTACGGCGTGCCGACCGCCTTCTATGGCCGCTTCAAGGATCCCGCCGCCGCCAAGGACTATGTGCGCAAGCACGGCGCCCCCATCGTGGTGAAGGCCGACGGCCTCGCCGCCGGCAAGGGCGTCACCGTCGCCCGCACGCAGGAGGAGGCCTTCGCCGCCATCGACGACGCGCTGGTCGGCGGCCGGTTCGGCGCCGCCGGTGCCGAGGTGGTGGTCGAGGAGTTCCTCGACGGCGAGGAGGTCAGCTTCTTCGCGCTGTGCGACGGGCAGAACGCCCTGCCGCTGGCCTCCGCCCAGGACCACAAGGCGGTCGGCGACGGCGACACCGGCCCCAACACCGGCGGCATGGGCGCCTATTCCCCGGCCCCCGTCCTGACGCCGGCCCTGCAGGACCGCGTGATGCGCGAGATCATCCTGCCGACCGTCAAGGGCATGGCGGCGGAGGGCAAGCCCTTCAAGGGCGTGCTGTTCGCCGGCCTGATGATCGTCAGGGGTCCGGACGGCGAGCCGGTGCCCAAGACCCTGGAGTTCAACGTCCGCTTCGGCGACCCGGAATGCCAGACGCTGATGATGCGCCTGAAGTCCGACGCACTGGCGGCCCTGGTCGCCGCCGCCGACGGCGTGCTCGACAGCATCGACCTGCGCTGGCACGACCAGACGGCGCTGTGCGTCGTGATGGCCGCCAACGGCTATCCCGGCGACTATGTGAAGAACACGGAGATTCGCGGCCTCGACGCCGCCGGGGCGGTGGACGGCGTCACCGTCTTCCATGCCGGCACGAAGCGCGCGGAGGATGGCCGGGTGCTCTCCACCGGCGGCCGCGTGCTCGGCGTGACGGCGCTGGCTCCGACGGTGGCCGAGGCGCAGGCGCGGGCCTACCGCGCGGTGGACGCGCTCGACTGGCCGGACGGCTTCTGCCGCCGCGACATCGGCTGGCGGGCGGTGGGGCGGTAA